A genomic segment from Kyrpidia tusciae DSM 2912 encodes:
- a CDS encoding site-specific integrase has product MLEHLTIAELVEQVLADLKRLAYAQNTQLAYRRFYNRVLHYAKLQGVEHYSEAFGQKFFEATYGCQWTELPQPIPKKFRPPVRFLASLTDVQLHGTVVRRRPKNRPYEAPPAFGKALDAFTVECQRRGYSPYGQRTRMGRIRLFLAFLASENVTPDTLTARHVSRYVTTLMNYNPKTVLAILTNLRTFLRFLHDAGFHAQDLSGAVPRVRAGRYERLPSVWPADTVQRLLNAVDRGNPTGKRDYAILLLAARLGMRVGDIKALTLSALHWESKTITWVQQKTGRAIEYPLLDDVGWAIIDYLKYGRPATTSPVLFVRHYAPFEPFGSHANLHHIITRYVRRAGISVPAGHHGMHALRHTLASTLLERETPLPVIAEILGHLSTQSTQVYLAVNREGLERCALDPEEVFAYGDE; this is encoded by the coding sequence ATGTTGGAGCATCTCACTATTGCTGAGCTCGTGGAACAAGTTTTGGCGGATTTAAAGCGATTGGCGTATGCTCAAAATACGCAGCTCGCCTACCGCCGCTTCTACAATCGCGTGCTCCACTATGCGAAATTGCAAGGCGTTGAACATTACTCGGAAGCATTTGGCCAGAAATTTTTTGAGGCAACTTACGGGTGTCAATGGACCGAATTGCCGCAACCGATTCCAAAGAAGTTTCGTCCCCCAGTTCGCTTTCTCGCTTCTCTCACGGATGTACAACTTCACGGCACCGTAGTTCGGCGACGACCAAAAAATCGCCCATACGAGGCGCCACCTGCTTTTGGCAAAGCTTTGGACGCATTTACTGTCGAATGTCAACGACGTGGCTACTCTCCGTATGGTCAACGGACTCGGATGGGCCGGATACGTCTGTTTCTCGCATTTCTTGCGTCTGAAAATGTCACACCTGACACCCTAACCGCACGACATGTATCTCGCTACGTCACTACCCTGATGAACTACAACCCAAAAACAGTGTTGGCCATACTTACCAATCTACGAACGTTTTTACGGTTTCTCCATGATGCCGGTTTTCACGCCCAGGATCTAAGCGGTGCCGTACCACGCGTTCGTGCAGGTCGGTATGAACGTCTGCCGAGTGTGTGGCCAGCCGATACGGTGCAGCGACTTCTCAATGCCGTTGATCGGGGGAATCCGACTGGTAAGCGTGATTATGCCATTTTGTTACTCGCTGCTCGGCTCGGTATGCGGGTGGGGGATATCAAGGCGTTGACGCTATCGGCCCTACATTGGGAGTCGAAAACCATTACCTGGGTGCAACAAAAAACAGGGCGCGCAATCGAATACCCACTTTTAGACGACGTCGGTTGGGCGATCATCGACTATTTAAAGTATGGCCGGCCCGCGACAACGAGTCCGGTCCTTTTCGTGCGCCATTATGCCCCTTTCGAACCTTTTGGCTCACATGCAAATTTGCATCATATCATCACCCGCTATGTCCGGCGTGCAGGTATTTCAGTACCCGCCGGGCATCATGGCATGCATGCCCTTCGACACACACTCGCCAGCACGTTGTTAGAGCGTGAGACACCTCTTCCCGTTATCGCGGAGATCCTGGGCCATCTCAGCACCCAGTCTACCCAAGTGTATCTGGCAGTGAATCGAGAAGGACTGGAACGTTGTGCTCTAGATCCCGAGGAGGTATTCGCTTATGGCGACGAATGA